In Microbacterium terrisoli, the genomic stretch GTGTGACTGGTGGATGCGGGCAGCTCGACGACCTGCCAGCCGACGATCCCGTGTTCGGCGTCGTCGGCTTCGAGAACGCACACGGCCTTCGAGCCGACCGGTGCGCTCACCTGGAAGTCGATGGTCACCGCGCGCGCATCCTGGACGTGGTAGGCGGTGGCGGTCGCGTCGGCCGCGTTGATCGTGTTCGCGATCGTTCCCCACACCAGCAGGCCCACGGCGACGACGGCCACCGTGCCGATGACTCCCCACGTCCATGCACGCCGGCGCACGGATCGATTGCGACCGTAACGCTCATCGAGCATCTGCTGCGTTGTCATCGTGACTCCGTCGGGGGAATAGGCTGGGATTCCAGGCTATGCGCTTCGCGCGGAATGAGGAAAAATGCACGCTGCGATCGCCGCCGGCGCGGTGCTGGCCGGGAGAGCGCTCCTCGAGGCGACACCCAC encodes the following:
- a CDS encoding DUF4307 domain-containing protein — its product is MTTQQMLDERYGRNRSVRRRAWTWGVIGTVAVVAVGLLVWGTIANTINAADATATAYHVQDARAVTIDFQVSAPVGSKAVCVLEADDAEHGIVGWQVVELPASTSHTHGYSRTIPTVAEATTGLVNTCWVS